In uncultured Cohaesibacter sp., a genomic segment contains:
- a CDS encoding GNAT family protein, whose protein sequence is MGRRVYLRHPTKSDYAQWTRVRADSAGFLKPWEPIWPRDDLTPRGFRRRLDQYQRDRKSGRSLPYLIFDTRDNRLLGGVNVSNIRRGICQTATIGYWMGADYAGQGYMSAALALLLPYLFDCQGLHRVEAACLPNNNASIAVLRKAGFQMEGKARSYLCINGAWEDHLLFSALRSDVMMSVGF, encoded by the coding sequence ATGGGACGCCGCGTCTATCTGCGCCACCCGACCAAAAGCGATTATGCCCAATGGACCAGAGTGCGGGCAGACAGCGCTGGTTTTCTCAAACCGTGGGAGCCAATCTGGCCGCGCGATGACCTGACGCCCAGAGGCTTTCGCCGCAGGCTGGACCAATATCAGCGTGACCGCAAATCAGGTCGCTCGTTGCCTTATCTCATCTTCGATACCAGAGACAATCGGCTGCTTGGTGGCGTCAATGTTTCCAATATAAGGCGAGGCATCTGCCAGACTGCAACCATAGGCTACTGGATGGGAGCGGATTATGCCGGACAGGGCTACATGAGCGCCGCCTTGGCCTTGCTTCTGCCCTATTTGTTTGATTGTCAGGGGCTCCATCGTGTCGAAGCAGCCTGCTTGCCAAACAACAATGCTTCGATTGCCGTGTTGAGAAAGGCCGGCTTCCAGATGGAAGGCAAGGCCAGAAGCTATCTCTGCATCAATGGCGCATGGGAAGATCATCTGCTTTTCTCCGCCCTGCGCAGTGATGTCATGATGTCTGTCGGTTTCTGA
- a CDS encoding pitrilysin family protein codes for MPVNMTRLANGMTVVSDQMPHLKSSAVGVWVNAGSRSEEANEHGISHLLEHMAFKGTETRSAVQIVEEIESVGGDVNASTGIENTSYFVRILEEDLPLAVDILGDILANSTFDEEELEREKQVIVQEIGAAYDMPEDRVFDHILEQAFPDQPLGRPILGTPETVQSFSSFDIDNYMATHYHGPNMVLAAAGAVRHEDLVDLGEKAFASFSKTTPKDLSVAHYRGGESRDIQKDLMEAQVVLGFEGRPFTNDNYYVAQLLAAIMGGGMSSRLFQEVREKRGLCYSIYTFHWGFVDSGLFGIHAATAAEHLEELMPVMVDELTRVIDDLTPAELNRARAQIKAGLLMGTESPSSRASQLSRQVVLYGRPRLLEEMEETVADVSVDDVKALAEQIFCHSVPTLSSVGPVRKLMRVDEVASRLGSARPQT; via the coding sequence GTGCCAGTCAACATGACCCGGCTTGCCAATGGCATGACCGTCGTTTCCGATCAGATGCCCCATCTCAAGAGCAGCGCCGTCGGCGTCTGGGTCAATGCCGGGTCCCGCTCCGAAGAAGCCAATGAACACGGCATCTCCCATCTGCTCGAACACATGGCCTTCAAGGGTACGGAAACGCGCTCGGCTGTGCAGATCGTGGAGGAGATCGAGTCCGTTGGCGGCGACGTCAATGCTTCGACGGGAATTGAAAATACCTCCTATTTCGTCCGCATTCTGGAAGAGGACCTGCCGCTGGCGGTGGATATTCTGGGTGACATTCTGGCCAACTCCACCTTCGATGAAGAGGAATTGGAGCGGGAAAAGCAGGTGATTGTCCAGGAGATCGGTGCCGCCTATGACATGCCGGAAGACCGGGTCTTCGATCATATCCTCGAACAGGCCTTTCCGGATCAGCCGCTTGGTCGTCCGATTCTCGGCACGCCCGAGACGGTGCAGAGCTTCTCGTCTTTCGACATCGACAATTACATGGCGACCCACTATCACGGCCCGAACATGGTTCTGGCCGCAGCCGGTGCCGTCCGTCACGAGGATCTGGTCGATCTTGGCGAGAAGGCCTTTGCCTCCTTTAGCAAGACCACGCCCAAGGACTTGTCCGTTGCCCACTACCGGGGTGGCGAGAGCCGCGATATACAGAAGGATCTGATGGAAGCGCAGGTGGTGCTCGGCTTCGAGGGGCGCCCCTTCACCAATGACAACTATTACGTTGCTCAGTTGCTGGCCGCTATCATGGGTGGCGGCATGTCTTCGCGCCTGTTTCAGGAAGTTCGCGAAAAACGGGGCCTTTGCTATTCCATCTACACCTTCCACTGGGGTTTCGTGGACAGCGGCCTGTTCGGCATTCATGCCGCCACCGCTGCCGAGCATCTGGAAGAGCTGATGCCGGTGATGGTCGATGAACTCACCCGTGTCATCGATGACCTGACGCCTGCAGAACTCAACCGCGCCCGCGCACAGATTAAGGCAGGCCTGCTGATGGGCACCGAAAGCCCGTCTTCCCGCGCCAGTCAGCTATCGCGTCAGGTGGTGCTCTATGGCCGCCCGCGTCTTCTTGAAGAAATGGAAGAGACGGTGGCCGATGTCTCCGTCGATGATGTCAAGGCACTGGCCGAGCAGATTTTTTGCCACAGCGTGCCGACCCTGTCCTCTGTCGGGCCGGTGCGCAAGCTGATGCGGGTCGATGAGGTTGCCAGCCGTCTGGGCTCGGCCAGACCCCAGACCTGA